The Trichosurus vulpecula isolate mTriVul1 chromosome 3, mTriVul1.pri, whole genome shotgun sequence genome includes a window with the following:
- the GPAT2 gene encoding glycerol-3-phosphate acyltransferase 2, mitochondrial, producing the protein MGSKPQSNKEASMWPKSFGVKLETITPFLGKYRPFVGRCCQTCTPKSWEALFHKNIAALGFHNVILVTEENTRYRGWLVRRLCYFLCAMDWKITLTPDAWEKVLGSKWIQEILSGRAPGGAGEGPKPSSLRRDVQHMLGQIQASVYPFLLRIFNWALLKFLNCIFLNVQLHQGQLAMVRQAAQAKDTPLIFLSTHKSCLDGLLLPFLLLSQGLGVLRVAWEPQSYSPALRALLRHLGGLFMPPEANLFLDNPKGILSRAVLSAAVEQLLASKQPLLIFLEDRPGAVGPRLSSHGQAWLGLVLQAFREGAIPDAALVPVGIGYDLAPDVQHIGPWASSSPLGLWWGALAMFRGLRGRRGCARVDFAQPFSLQEYSVNTWSRGRSRGQSLEQLLLQTVLGHWSVLPDCEKQQEWTPMSGPLMSLDEEDQLLVSRLSRHVLSASIACSAVMATAVMAALLLHRHREGVFLSRLLENFSWLTEETLLRGFDVGFSGQLHDLVMHGLCLLQGSLSLWLLPQGDVLVLPRAGPTLAQLAYHSAALLPVFLCEAVGACAVRALLAGRVPPEGPWELQGVELLSQRELHRQTLLLLHLLPQDLLLLQPCQSSYFYCQEVLDRLIQCGLLVAEEASGTRVTCDTGSWRFGEKMLWRSMEDFSDSDSDYEDITDGRCFKLSQQLRCPDFFLFLCRMLSPLLTAFARAAAFLHQGKLPDTESGYTQQLHQFLLKKAQEDGSFESTDLSQAHSAVMTFKDLGVLKEQPGSMGSTLHLSPTFTTQENQEKLENFIRQFICG; encoded by the exons ATGGGGAGCAAACCTCAGAGTAATAAGGAG GCCAGCATGTGGCCCAAAAGCTTTGGGGTGAAGCTGGAAACCATCACCCCATTTCTGGGGAAGTATCGTCCTTTCGTAGGACGCTGCTGCCAGACCTGTACTCCTAAAAGCTGG GAGGCCCTTTTCCACAAGAACATCGCTGCCTTGGGCTTTCACAATGTGATCCTGGTGACTGAAGAGAACACCAG GTACCGGGGGTGGTTAGTGCGAAGGCTGTGCTACTTCCTGTGTGCCATGGACTGGAAGATCACTCTCACCCCAGACGCCTGGGAGAAGGTTTTGGGCAGCAAGTG GATACAGGAAATCCTCTCTGGGAGGGCCCCTGGGGGGGCAGGTGAAGGCCCCAAGCCCAGCTCCTTGAGGAGAGACGTGCAGCATATGTTGGGCCAGATCCAGGCTTCAGTGTACCCTTTTTTGCTCAG GATATTCAACTGGGCTTTGCTCAAGTTCTTAAACTGCATCTTCCTGAATGTGCAGCTTCACCAGGGTCAGTTGGCTATGGTCCGTCAGGCTGCACAAGCA AAGGATACACCACTCATCTTTCTCTCCACCCACAAGTCATGTTTGGATGGGCTTCTCCTGCCTTTCTTGTTGCTCTCTCAGGGTCTTGGGGTCCTGAGAGTGGCCTGGGAACCCCAGTCGTACTCCCCGGCTCTCAG GGCTTTGCTGAGACATCTTGGTGGCCTTTTCATGCCTCCAGAGGCTAACCTCTTCCTGGACAACCCCAAAGGGATACTCTCCAGGGCTGTTCTCAGTGCA GCAGTAGAGCAGCTCCTGGCCAGCAAACAGCCCCTGCTCATTTTCTTGGAAGATCGTCCTGGGGCTGTGGGTCCCCGCCTGTCTTCCCACGGGCAGGCCTGGCTGGGGTTGGTGCTACAGGCATTCCGAGAAGGCGCCATTCCTGACGCAGCCCTAGTGCCTGTGGGTATTGGCTACGATCTGGCCCCTGATGTACAGCATATTGGACCTTGG gcctcttcttctcctctgggACTGTGGTGGGGGGCTCTGGCCATGTTTCGAGGCCTGAGAGGTCGTCGGGGCTGTGCCCGAGTAGACTTTGCCCAGCCCTTCTCCCTGCAG GAATACTCAGTCAACACTTGGAGTCGTGGGAGGAGCAGAGGACAGTCTCTGGAGCAGCTGTTGTTGCAGACCGTGCTTGGACACTG GTCTGTTCTTCCTGATTGTGAGAAACAGCAGGAATGGACTCCAATGTCTGGGCCCCTCATGTCCCTGGACGAAGAAGACCAGCTTCTTGTGAGCAGGCTGAGCCGCCATGTCTTAAGTG CCAGCATCGCTTGCTCAGCCGTGATGGCCACGGCGGTGATGGCCGCTCTGCTGTTGCATCGGCATCGAGAG GGAGTATTCCTCTCCAGGCTCCTGGAAAACTTCTCCTGGCTAACGGAGGAGACCTTGCTTCGGGGCTTTGACGTGGGTTTCTCAGGACAGCTGCATGACCTGGTGATGCATGGACTATGCCTGCTGCAAGGCAGCCTCTCCTTGTGGCTCCTGCCGCAGGGGGATGTCCTGGTGCTGCCCAGGGCTGGCCCCACACTTGCTCAGCTGGCCTACCACAGTGCTGCCCTGCTGCCTGTCTTCCTTTGTGAGGCTGTGGGTG CCTGTGCAGTCCGAGCCCTCCTGGCAGGCCGAGTGCCCCCAGAGGGACCCTGGGAGCTGCAGGGGGTGGAGCTGCTGAGCCAGCGGGAGCTTCATCGACAGACTCTACTGCTGCTGCACCTGCTTCCCCAGGACCTTCTCTTGCTGCAG CCCTGCCAGTCATCCTACTTTTATTGCCAGGAGGTACTAGATCGACTCATTCAGTGTGGACTCCTTGTAGCGGAGGAG GCCTCTGGCACTCGGGTGACCTGTGATACGGGGAGTTGGCGCTTTGGAGAGAAGATGCTTTGGCGATCAATGGAAGACTTCAGCGACAGTGACAGTGACTATGAGGACATCACTGATGGTCGCTGCTTCAAG CTCAGCCAGCAGTTGCGCTGCCCtgacttcttcctcttcctctgccgAATGCTCAGCCCCCTGCTCACAGCCTTTGCCCGGGCCGCAGCCTTCCTCCACCAGGGAAAACTGCCTGATACAG AGTCAGGTTACACACAGCAACTGCACCAGTTCCTGCTGAAGAAAGCCCAAGAGGATGGCTCCTTTG AGAGTACTGACCTGAGCCAGGCGCATAGTGCTGTGATGACCTTCAAAGATTTGGGG GTGCTGAAGGAACAGCCTGGTTCCATGGGCTCCACCCTCCATTTGTCTCCGACCTTCACTAcccaggaaaaccaggaaaaactggAGAATTTCATCCGTCAGTTCATTTGTGGCTAG